The Marinilongibacter aquaticus genome has a window encoding:
- a CDS encoding ROK family protein has protein sequence MATEYLGIDIGGTNVKMGIVDASTGTISNFYSHDTGSWRKSGQFVKSLGDAIAIQLKENPEVEKCGIGVPGLITRDRQSLIEITAIPEINGVSVIPELEKRFKGKKFFLENDANAAALGEYYFGEQGVPEDYIFVTLGTGVGGAAIIDKKVFKGGGGNAMEPGHIPSKNNKVLERNIGKVELLNLSNSMRSSWTKATVLPDDGSISTTGLVAAAADGDKLALAIFDEVGTMLAEGLVTMIRILDITTILIGGGLSASFEYIMPAIKKQLDFWLTPYYTKNLNIKRATLGNDAGLLGAASLCF, from the coding sequence ATGGCAACAGAATATTTAGGAATTGATATTGGCGGAACTAATGTAAAGATGGGCATAGTGGATGCCAGTACAGGCACAATTTCAAACTTTTACAGCCACGATACGGGCAGTTGGAGAAAGTCTGGCCAGTTTGTAAAAAGTTTGGGTGATGCCATTGCCATTCAACTCAAAGAGAATCCCGAAGTGGAGAAGTGCGGGATTGGTGTGCCCGGGCTTATCACCCGCGATCGCCAAAGTTTGATCGAGATCACGGCCATTCCAGAAATCAACGGTGTCTCTGTCATTCCAGAACTCGAAAAAAGGTTTAAGGGCAAAAAATTCTTCTTGGAAAACGACGCCAACGCTGCCGCTTTGGGCGAATACTACTTCGGCGAACAAGGCGTGCCCGAAGATTACATCTTCGTGACCTTGGGTACGGGCGTGGGCGGTGCCGCCATTATCGACAAGAAAGTGTTCAAAGGCGGTGGAGGAAATGCCATGGAGCCCGGCCACATTCCTTCGAAAAACAATAAAGTATTGGAGAGAAACATCGGCAAAGTAGAACTCTTGAACTTGTCGAATTCTATGCGTTCGAGCTGGACAAAAGCCACTGTACTTCCTGACGACGGCAGCATCAGCACTACAGGATTGGTAGCCGCAGCAGCAGATGGAGACAAACTCGCACTGGCTATCTTCGACGAAGTAGGCACCATGCTTGCTGAAGGTCTCGTGACCATGATCCGCATCTTGGACATCACCACGATCTTGATAGGCGGTGGCTTGTCGGCCTCTTTCGAATACATTATGCCAGCCATCAAAAAACAACTTGACTTTTGGCTTACCCCTTATTACACCAAAAACTTAAACATCAAACGTGCTACTTTGGGCAACGACGCCGGTCTTCTTGGAGCAGCCAGTCTGTGTTTCTAA
- a CDS encoding gliding motility protein GldB-related protein: MKTHHLLLLLCFSLLMACGGNDERPNGGIKIEVEPIRLDKELMGMKNKAELQQFLNENPWYSKSLYRTFPEDTAFVNRLYTIISNTYFKDFYQEVDRSFGNLNGLKAEFSAAFSQIKQHYPAFQAPKVYTTLTGLEHDLFVSDSTVIVSLEAFLGPEARYRPDQPSYILQRYNKSYIVPSVVRLLSQNFIESDQKDTMLSEMIAFGKMFEFTQEMMPNTPQSLIIAMSDNTLANNWHAQDLIWAHFIDKGLLYEQSRAIKAKYLGERPKVTEIGPSCPGRIGQWLGWRIVQKFRTENPEVSFEELMKMKDAQKILSMSKYRGLVED, translated from the coding sequence ATGAAAACGCACCATTTGCTCCTATTGCTTTGTTTTTCTCTTCTAATGGCCTGCGGGGGAAATGATGAACGACCCAATGGAGGCATAAAAATAGAGGTAGAGCCCATCCGACTAGACAAAGAATTGATGGGAATGAAAAACAAGGCTGAATTGCAGCAATTCTTAAACGAAAACCCTTGGTACTCGAAGTCACTTTACCGTACGTTTCCAGAGGATACAGCTTTTGTCAATCGCTTGTACACCATAATTTCCAACACTTATTTCAAAGATTTTTATCAAGAAGTAGACCGCAGTTTTGGAAACCTCAACGGCCTAAAAGCTGAGTTTTCGGCTGCTTTTTCGCAAATCAAGCAACATTATCCCGCATTCCAAGCCCCAAAGGTTTATACCACCCTTACAGGCCTTGAACACGACCTCTTTGTTTCCGATTCCACAGTCATTGTATCTTTAGAGGCTTTCCTTGGGCCAGAAGCAAGATATCGCCCCGACCAACCAAGCTATATTTTGCAACGCTACAACAAATCCTATATCGTACCTTCGGTTGTTCGCCTGCTTTCGCAAAACTTTATCGAATCAGACCAAAAGGATACCATGTTGAGCGAAATGATCGCCTTTGGAAAAATGTTCGAATTCACTCAGGAAATGATGCCCAATACGCCTCAATCCTTGATAATTGCCATGAGCGACAACACGCTTGCCAACAACTGGCATGCCCAAGATTTAATCTGGGCCCACTTCATCGACAAAGGTCTGCTTTACGAACAAAGTCGAGCCATAAAAGCCAAATACCTTGGCGAAAGACCAAAAGTTACCGAAATTGGGCCGTCTTGTCCAGGAAGGATTGGTCAGTGGCTGGGTTGGCGGATTGTGCAGAAGTTTCGAACCGAAAACCCAGAAGTATCGTTTGAAGAATTGATGAAAATGAAGGACGCTCAGAAAATCCTGAGTATGTCCAAATACCGAGGTCTTGTAGAAGATTGA
- a CDS encoding Gfo/Idh/MocA family protein, with protein MGKTINWGIIGIGKIAEKFAEDLATVKDAKLLAVASTSKERAESFAQKHKAKFAFDSYEQIFSAPGLDVVYIATPHSKHFKCTQLCLENKTAVLCEKPFAMNEDEVQKMIDLAKAQNTFLMEALWTRFMPNIKKVLELIEEGAIGQVKTLHADFGFIPPYFPERRVLNPYFGGGAFLDIGIYPAFLSLLILGYPSSISATHTKGPTGVDETTTFFYKYDDRATASLNCTFAAHTQTEARIYGDKGHILMPTRFHDSQEITLVPDEGEPVTYQFPRKTRGYNYEIEEVNRCLQSGLKESTLWPLKDSLRLIHLLDKTRERAGIRYEVDKTKN; from the coding sequence ATGGGGAAAACAATAAACTGGGGAATAATCGGTATTGGAAAAATAGCAGAGAAATTTGCGGAAGACTTGGCCACAGTAAAAGACGCCAAATTGCTGGCCGTGGCCTCCACTTCGAAAGAAAGGGCCGAATCTTTTGCCCAGAAGCACAAAGCCAAGTTTGCTTTTGACAGTTACGAACAAATTTTCAGTGCTCCCGGATTAGACGTGGTCTATATTGCAACCCCGCACAGCAAACATTTTAAGTGCACGCAATTGTGCCTGGAGAACAAGACAGCCGTGCTTTGTGAAAAACCGTTTGCAATGAACGAGGACGAGGTGCAGAAAATGATTGACTTGGCCAAGGCACAAAACACTTTTTTGATGGAGGCTCTTTGGACACGTTTCATGCCCAACATCAAAAAGGTCCTCGAGCTGATTGAAGAAGGGGCCATTGGGCAAGTGAAAACCCTGCACGCCGATTTTGGCTTTATCCCGCCTTACTTTCCAGAAAGACGTGTTCTGAACCCCTATTTTGGAGGTGGAGCTTTTCTAGATATTGGCATTTATCCCGCTTTCTTGTCCTTGCTGATTTTGGGTTATCCTTCAAGCATCAGTGCCACGCACACCAAAGGCCCGACGGGTGTCGACGAAACCACAACTTTCTTTTACAAATACGATGACCGAGCCACTGCCAGCCTAAACTGTACTTTTGCGGCCCATACCCAAACCGAGGCCAGGATCTATGGCGACAAAGGCCACATACTCATGCCCACTCGCTTTCACGATTCTCAGGAAATCACACTTGTTCCCGACGAAGGCGAGCCTGTCACATATCAATTTCCCAGAAAAACGCGGGGATACAATTATGAAATTGAAGAAGTGAACCGTTGCCTGCAAAGTGGGCTCAAAGAAAGCACCTTGTGGCCATTAAAAGACAGCTTGCGATTGATTCATCTTCTCGACAAAACAAGAGAAAGAGCAGGGATTCGTTATGAAGTCGATAAAACAAAAAATTAA
- a CDS encoding Fur family transcriptional regulator, with protein MSVSLKQHNLRHTECREEVLNAFLNSRAALSHSDIENTIDDKYDRVTIYRTLKTFLEKGIIHKILDADGGSKYALCKNECSKEDHHHDHVHFKCTQCGNTTCMEQIDIPKIVLPQGYSREEINLLIEGQCPNCRQ; from the coding sequence ATGAGTGTATCGCTGAAGCAACATAATCTGAGGCATACAGAATGCCGAGAAGAAGTCTTAAATGCCTTCTTGAACAGCCGTGCGGCCCTTTCGCACAGCGACATTGAAAACACCATAGACGATAAGTATGACCGTGTCACCATTTATCGTACATTGAAAACATTCCTCGAAAAGGGAATTATCCATAAAATATTGGATGCCGACGGAGGAAGCAAATATGCCCTCTGCAAAAATGAATGCAGCAAAGAAGATCACCACCACGATCACGTGCATTTCAAATGTACCCAATGCGGAAACACCACCTGCATGGAGCAAATAGACATTCCTAAAATTGTGCTCCCGCAAGGGTACAGCCGAGAAGAAATCAATTTACTTATTGAAGGGCAATGCCCAAACTGTCGACAATAA
- a CDS encoding ABC transporter ATP-binding protein: MAKGREKVWDDIAPKEKRKLDKSGLKKALKLFRFILPYKWIFALGLLFLVLSTSTTLTFPSIIGEVTRVIEGHSEYTLNQVIAFFGFILILQGIFSYFRVYLFAIVSERVSADIRMKVYNRFVTLPTPFFEKNKIGDLVSRITSDVSAFQNIMSLTLAEFFRQIVTLIVGIGIIIYISWKLTLFMLLTFPVVVIAAFIFGRYIRVLSRKVQDKLAESNSIVAETLNAISVVKGFTNEKLESEKYGKTMRDTVNLAVRTAALRGGFISFFIVGLFGGIMAVVWYGGGLVESGEIHLADLMSFLFYTAFIGASLNGLGDIYAQINRGVGASDRILEILDEEGEIDLAHETRDLQLKGKIEYKHIHFAYPSRPDLEVLKDFSLSISPGEKIALVGQSGAGKSTIVQLLMRFYEHENGQILVDDQEIKTLDISDLRSQMAIVPQEVILFGGSIEDNIRYGRPNASAEEVLQAAKSANVHEFAERFPEGMQTVIGERGIRLSGGQRQRIAIARAILKDPSILLLDEATSALDSESEHLVQEALDLLMENRTTIIIAHRLGTIKHVDQIYVIDKGMVVEKGNHEELILNPEGIYSNLVKLQMEPGKLPVH, translated from the coding sequence ATGGCGAAGGGAAGAGAAAAAGTTTGGGATGATATAGCCCCAAAAGAGAAAAGAAAACTGGATAAAAGCGGCTTAAAAAAAGCCTTGAAGCTGTTTAGGTTTATTCTACCGTACAAGTGGATTTTTGCCTTGGGCCTCCTTTTTTTGGTCTTATCCACATCGACCACACTTACATTTCCAAGCATTATTGGCGAGGTAACCCGGGTAATCGAAGGGCATTCGGAATACACGCTCAACCAGGTAATTGCCTTTTTCGGTTTTATTCTGATTCTACAGGGCATATTCTCCTATTTCAGGGTATACCTGTTCGCCATTGTCAGCGAACGCGTATCGGCAGACATCCGCATGAAAGTCTACAACCGATTCGTTACCCTGCCTACTCCTTTTTTCGAGAAGAATAAAATCGGTGATCTGGTCAGTCGCATCACCTCAGACGTTTCGGCTTTTCAAAACATCATGTCGCTTACTTTGGCCGAGTTTTTCCGCCAAATTGTTACACTCATTGTCGGTATTGGCATCATCATATACATCTCGTGGAAGCTCACGCTTTTCATGCTTCTCACCTTCCCCGTGGTTGTCATTGCTGCTTTTATTTTTGGCCGATACATTCGGGTGCTTTCGCGAAAAGTACAAGACAAATTGGCTGAATCCAATTCAATTGTAGCCGAAACCCTGAATGCCATAAGTGTGGTCAAGGGCTTTACGAATGAAAAGTTGGAATCGGAGAAATACGGCAAAACAATGCGAGACACCGTAAACCTGGCCGTACGCACCGCCGCTTTGCGGGGTGGTTTCATCAGCTTTTTCATTGTGGGGCTCTTCGGCGGCATCATGGCCGTTGTGTGGTACGGTGGCGGATTGGTTGAAAGTGGCGAAATTCACTTGGCCGACCTCATGTCATTCCTCTTTTATACGGCCTTCATCGGAGCCTCCCTGAATGGCCTTGGTGATATTTATGCCCAAATCAATAGAGGAGTCGGAGCTTCGGACCGCATTTTGGAGATATTGGATGAAGAGGGCGAAATCGACTTGGCACACGAAACGAGAGACTTGCAGTTGAAAGGCAAAATCGAATACAAGCACATTCACTTCGCCTATCCTTCCAGACCCGACCTCGAAGTATTGAAAGACTTTTCCTTGTCGATCAGTCCAGGCGAAAAGATCGCCTTGGTTGGACAAAGCGGTGCGGGCAAATCGACAATCGTACAATTGCTCATGCGTTTCTATGAGCATGAAAACGGACAAATTTTGGTCGATGATCAGGAAATTAAAACGCTGGATATTTCAGACCTTAGAAGCCAAATGGCAATTGTGCCGCAAGAAGTAATTTTGTTTGGCGGCAGCATTGAAGACAATATCCGGTACGGCCGACCCAACGCCAGTGCCGAAGAGGTCTTACAGGCGGCCAAAAGTGCGAATGTGCACGAATTTGCCGAACGCTTCCCCGAAGGCATGCAAACGGTCATTGGCGAACGCGGAATCAGATTATCGGGCGGGCAAAGGCAACGCATCGCCATTGCAAGGGCTATTTTGAAAGACCCGAGCATTCTGCTGCTCGATGAAGCCACATCGGCCCTCGATTCCGAATCGGAACACCTCGTGCAAGAAGCCTTGGATCTGCTGATGGAAAACCGTACAACCATCATTATTGCACACCGCTTGGGTACGATCAAGCATGTAGACCAAATCTACGTGATCGACAAAGGCATGGTGGTGGAAAAGGGGAATCACGAAGAGCTTATTTTGAATCCTGAAGGAATTTATTCAAATTTGGTAAAGCTGCAAATGGAACCGGGAAAGCTGCCGGTTCATTGA
- the yihA gene encoding ribosome biogenesis GTP-binding protein YihA/YsxC, producing the protein MQQPLQAQFIKSAAQLEQCPPGNYPEFAFIGRSNVGKSSLINMLTGNKKLAKTSSTPGKTQLINHFLIENNWYLVDLPGYGFAKVPLKEKAKWEKMTWDYIENRQNLLYVFVLIDCRIPPQKIDLEFVNKLGEKGIPLKLVFTKWDKVKPMKGQKNIDDFKMALTERWEILPEHFITSSEKGVGRLEMLNLIEEIISLNN; encoded by the coding sequence ATGCAGCAGCCTTTACAAGCCCAGTTTATCAAAAGTGCAGCACAACTTGAACAATGCCCTCCGGGAAACTATCCCGAATTTGCCTTTATCGGCCGATCGAACGTGGGGAAATCCTCTTTGATCAATATGCTCACGGGAAATAAGAAATTGGCCAAAACCTCTTCTACTCCCGGTAAAACACAACTAATCAACCACTTCCTGATCGAAAACAATTGGTACCTCGTCGACCTTCCCGGTTACGGTTTTGCCAAAGTGCCTTTGAAAGAAAAGGCCAAATGGGAAAAAATGACTTGGGACTATATTGAAAACCGCCAAAACTTACTCTATGTTTTCGTGCTGATCGATTGCCGCATTCCGCCGCAGAAAATCGATCTCGAATTTGTCAATAAATTGGGCGAAAAGGGCATTCCACTTAAGCTCGTTTTCACCAAATGGGACAAGGTGAAACCCATGAAAGGGCAAAAAAACATAGACGATTTCAAGATGGCTCTAACCGAAAGATGGGAAATTCTCCCAGAACATTTCATTACTTCTTCCGAAAAAGGCGTGGGTAGATTGGAGATGCTAAATCTCATTGAAGAGATAATTTCTTTAAATAATTAA
- a CDS encoding NADP-dependent isocitrate dehydrogenase: MSKIIYTKTDEAPALATYSLLPIIQAFTAQADVDVETRDISLSGRIIANFPDFLKPEQQIADALAELGDLAKKPEANIIKLPNISASIPQMKAAIAELQKQGYALPNYPDEPKTEEEKDIKGRYDKIKGSAVNPVLREGNSDRRAPKAVKNYAKANPHRMGKWSADSLTHVATMASGDFCGNEQSFTVENPTTVKIELETKAGEKIVLKEGIKLLAGEVMDATYMSKKALVEFLAEEIQEAKEEGVLFSLHMKATMMKVSDPIIFGHAVKVFFKTVFEKHGAVLQSIGVDVNNGFGDLVNKIQSLPEDQKAAIEADITACFENGPEVAMVNSDKGITNLHVPSDVIIDASMPAMIRTSGQMWNKEGKQQDTKAVIPDSSYAAVYQETIDFCKEHGAFDPSTMGSVPNVGLMAQKAEEYGSHDKTFEIPEDGVVRILDAEGKAYTEHTVEAGDIWRACQVKDAPIQDWVKLAVNRARATGTPAVFWLDANRAHDAQLIEKVQKYLPDHDTDGLEIHILSPAAATRLSLERIKEGKDTISVTGNVLRDYLTDLFPILELGTSAKMLSIVPLMNGGGLFETGAGGSAPKHVDQFVTENHLRWDSLGEFLALAVSLEHLSESDKNAKAKILADTLDKATEKLLANNKSPQRDVNQLDNRGSHFYLALYWAEALASQDSDADLKGKFAAIATAMSEQEDKILNELNEVQGHAVEIGGYYKPSDDMAEAAMRPSATLNGILGTL; this comes from the coding sequence ATGTCGAAAATCATTTATACCAAAACAGATGAAGCTCCGGCTTTAGCTACCTATTCCCTATTGCCCATCATCCAAGCTTTTACCGCACAAGCCGATGTGGATGTCGAAACCAGAGACATCTCTTTGTCGGGCAGGATAATCGCCAATTTCCCAGACTTTCTGAAGCCCGAGCAGCAAATTGCAGACGCTTTGGCCGAACTGGGCGACTTGGCCAAAAAGCCAGAAGCGAACATCATCAAATTGCCGAACATTTCGGCCTCCATTCCACAAATGAAGGCGGCCATTGCCGAACTTCAGAAACAAGGTTATGCTTTGCCAAACTACCCGGACGAGCCTAAAACCGAAGAAGAAAAAGACATAAAAGGCCGCTACGACAAGATCAAAGGCAGTGCGGTAAACCCTGTGTTGCGTGAGGGCAATTCCGACCGAAGAGCTCCGAAAGCCGTAAAGAATTACGCCAAAGCCAACCCACACCGTATGGGCAAATGGTCTGCCGATTCGCTTACGCACGTGGCCACCATGGCGTCTGGCGATTTCTGCGGAAACGAGCAATCGTTTACTGTAGAAAACCCAACAACCGTGAAGATCGAGTTGGAAACAAAAGCGGGAGAGAAGATTGTACTTAAAGAAGGAATCAAGCTTTTGGCTGGAGAGGTGATGGACGCCACTTACATGAGCAAAAAAGCACTCGTTGAATTTTTGGCTGAAGAAATACAAGAAGCCAAAGAAGAGGGCGTACTCTTTTCTTTGCACATGAAGGCCACCATGATGAAGGTGTCCGACCCCATCATTTTTGGCCATGCCGTAAAGGTTTTCTTCAAAACTGTTTTTGAAAAACACGGTGCGGTTTTGCAATCAATCGGGGTGGATGTAAACAACGGTTTTGGCGATTTAGTCAACAAAATCCAGAGCCTTCCCGAAGATCAAAAAGCGGCAATCGAGGCCGATATCACTGCTTGCTTTGAAAATGGACCAGAAGTGGCCATGGTGAATTCTGACAAAGGCATCACCAACCTGCATGTACCGAGCGATGTCATCATCGACGCCTCTATGCCAGCCATGATTCGTACATCTGGCCAAATGTGGAATAAAGAAGGCAAACAGCAAGATACCAAAGCGGTAATTCCGGATAGCAGCTACGCAGCGGTTTACCAAGAAACCATAGATTTCTGCAAAGAGCATGGAGCTTTTGATCCGAGCACAATGGGAAGTGTGCCAAACGTAGGATTGATGGCCCAAAAGGCAGAAGAGTACGGTTCACATGACAAAACTTTCGAAATTCCGGAAGACGGCGTTGTACGTATCCTCGATGCGGAAGGCAAAGCATATACTGAACACACTGTAGAAGCCGGCGATATCTGGAGAGCATGCCAAGTGAAAGACGCTCCGATTCAGGACTGGGTAAAATTGGCCGTGAACAGAGCCAGAGCAACAGGTACACCGGCCGTATTCTGGTTGGATGCCAACCGTGCTCACGATGCTCAGCTCATCGAAAAAGTACAGAAATATCTTCCAGATCACGATACTGACGGGCTCGAAATCCATATCCTTTCTCCGGCCGCAGCCACTCGTCTTTCTTTGGAGAGAATCAAAGAAGGAAAAGATACCATTTCTGTGACAGGAAACGTATTGAGAGACTACCTTACCGACCTTTTCCCAATTTTGGAATTGGGCACAAGTGCGAAAATGCTTTCGATTGTTCCGTTGATGAACGGTGGCGGACTTTTCGAAACCGGTGCGGGCGGTTCTGCTCCAAAACATGTGGATCAGTTTGTTACAGAAAACCACTTGAGATGGGATTCTTTGGGCGAATTCTTGGCCCTTGCTGTTTCTTTGGAGCATTTGAGCGAAAGCGACAAAAACGCCAAAGCAAAAATCTTGGCCGACACTTTGGACAAAGCGACCGAAAAATTGCTGGCCAACAACAAATCACCACAAAGGGATGTAAATCAGTTGGACAACCGCGGTTCGCATTTCTATCTCGCTTTGTACTGGGCCGAGGCCTTGGCCAGCCAAGACAGCGATGCCGACCTGAAAGGTAAATTTGCCGCCATTGCCACAGCCATGAGCGAGCAAGAAGACAAAATCTTGAACGAGTTGAACGAAGTACAAGGGCATGCCGTGGAAATCGGTGGCTATTACAAACCAAGCGACGACATGGCCGAAGCAGCTATGCGTCCGAGTGCCACGCTAAATGGCATTTTGGGCACCTTGTAA